The Clostridioides difficile genome has a segment encoding these proteins:
- a CDS encoding fructose PTS transporter subunit IIB produces the protein MKRKIIAVTACATGVAHTYMAAQALKKASKKMGHLIKVETQGATGIDNELTAKDAQIAEVVIFAVDTKVRNSERFEGKKILEVPVNAPIKDAEKVIEDALKLIDTK, from the coding sequence ATGAAAAGAAAAATTATAGCAGTAACAGCATGCGCAACAGGAGTTGCACATACATATATGGCAGCGCAAGCATTAAAGAAAGCTTCAAAGAAAATGGGGCATCTTATAAAAGTTGAAACACAAGGTGCTACTGGAATTGACAATGAGCTAACTGCAAAAGACGCACAAATTGCAGAAGTAGTAATATTTGCTGTAGACACTAAGGTTAGAAATTCTGAACGTTTCGAAGGAAAAAAAATATTAGAAGTACCAGTTAATGCACCTATAAAAGATGCAGAAAAGGTAATTGAGGATGCACTAAAGTTAATTGACACTAAATAA
- a CDS encoding PTS sugar transporter subunit IIA, translated as MKISDVLKEEQIVFNLEATTKEETIKKLSRIFVENGIVDNEEEYVKSVLEREEHATTGIGNGIAIPHGKSDAVKKSSIIFAKSKNKIEWEALDEKPVDSIFLLAISNIDKDSNHLVLLSKLATKLMDDDNVDALKLADSAQEVIKIFNEGEM; from the coding sequence GTGAAAATATCAGATGTATTGAAGGAAGAACAGATTGTTTTTAATCTTGAGGCAACTACCAAGGAAGAAACAATAAAAAAATTAAGTAGAATATTTGTTGAAAATGGGATTGTAGATAATGAAGAAGAGTATGTTAAATCTGTTTTAGAGAGAGAAGAACATGCAACTACAGGTATTGGGAATGGGATTGCTATTCCTCATGGGAAAAGTGATGCTGTTAAGAAATCTTCCATAATATTTGCAAAATCTAAAAATAAAATTGAATGGGAAGCTTTAGATGAAAAACCAGTAGATAGCATTTTCTTGCTGGCTATAAGTAATATTGATAAGGATAGTAATCATCTTGTTTTATTATCTAAATTGGCAACTAAGCTAATGGATGATGACAATGTGGACGCATTAAAATTAGCTGATTCAGCACAAGAAGTAATTAAAATATTTAATGAAGGAGAAATGTAG
- a CDS encoding BglG family transcription antiterminator, with amino-acid sequence MLTDMIQNREIRIIKFLLKEGHTTVKAIADDLDVSEKTVSKSLKEVETILKKIGLSLVRKPKIGVYIEGDLRKILPYLDNKGSQIPTTREERVIYIYSILLKSNDYITIQQLSDELYISRGTIERDLAEVEKLLKSEGISIYKKPSKGIKLDISERDKRQLTAKFIHKFWSRNWYIKQEQESFYQAFEKIQADVNGIFSEDDLSIIIEILRAFSKERKFEFSDYEFQSLVIHLAIAVERIRKGEYIEENLYTDKIENNQMLNTNYLAKQLEEKFLILLPNSEIGYINLHLVAADQHRNTTELKSNSSKHYEANTNNISNLRDIIKNTLYETAYDKDLIDGLTTHIHSSINRLTYGLSIKNPYVNTIKQNFSLSFEQALNLKKVIEFIYDIRINDDECAYIALHFEAFRERMKELPQNIRVILVCSTGLGSSRLLSARIKKYFPMIKIDKILSVQELVSSKIDADLVISTIYLELETIPTIVVSPILNENDIRTLEKNIQNVSGITSGKSKPFKKLIFEENILLNIEASNYEDVIRCITDNLIKRDYAKEGIAESAIERENLSYTSFQYIATPHANPSYIKKSNISVATLKNPITWGNENVEVVFFISLENDKNLELDEIYEVFYDFIDNKKNINDVLSATSSKEVYDLLMEENI; translated from the coding sequence ATGTTAACTGATATGATTCAAAATCGTGAAATTAGAATAATAAAGTTTTTGTTAAAAGAAGGTCATACAACTGTTAAGGCAATAGCAGATGATTTAGATGTTTCAGAAAAAACAGTTTCAAAATCTCTCAAAGAAGTAGAAACCATACTTAAAAAAATAGGTCTTTCTTTAGTTAGAAAACCTAAAATAGGTGTTTATATAGAAGGGGATTTAAGAAAAATACTTCCTTACCTAGATAATAAAGGAAGTCAAATTCCTACAACAAGAGAGGAGAGAGTTATATATATATACTCAATCTTGTTAAAAAGTAATGATTATATTACTATACAACAACTTTCTGATGAATTATATATAAGTCGAGGAACAATTGAAAGAGATTTAGCTGAGGTTGAAAAATTACTAAAAAGTGAAGGAATTTCTATATATAAGAAACCTAGTAAAGGAATTAAATTGGATATAAGTGAAAGAGACAAAAGACAGCTTACTGCTAAGTTTATACATAAATTTTGGAGTAGAAATTGGTATATTAAGCAAGAACAAGAAAGCTTTTATCAAGCCTTTGAAAAGATACAAGCAGATGTAAATGGTATTTTTTCTGAGGATGATTTGTCTATCATTATTGAGATTCTTAGAGCTTTTAGTAAGGAAAGAAAATTTGAGTTTTCTGATTATGAATTTCAATCACTGGTTATCCATTTAGCTATAGCAGTAGAAAGAATTAGAAAAGGTGAATATATAGAAGAAAATTTATATACTGATAAGATAGAAAATAATCAAATGCTAAATACAAATTATCTGGCAAAGCAACTAGAAGAAAAATTTTTAATATTATTGCCAAATTCTGAAATTGGATATATAAATCTGCACTTAGTAGCTGCTGACCAGCATAGAAACACTACTGAACTAAAAAGTAATTCAAGTAAGCACTATGAAGCAAATACAAATAATATCTCAAATCTTCGAGATATTATCAAAAATACATTGTATGAGACAGCTTATGACAAAGATTTAATTGATGGGTTAACTACACATATACATTCGTCGATAAATAGATTAACATATGGTCTTAGTATCAAAAACCCATATGTTAATACAATTAAGCAAAACTTTTCTCTATCATTTGAGCAAGCTTTAAACTTGAAAAAAGTAATTGAATTCATATATGATATTCGAATAAATGACGATGAATGCGCTTATATAGCACTACATTTTGAAGCTTTTAGAGAAAGAATGAAAGAACTGCCACAAAATATTAGAGTAATTCTAGTATGTAGTACAGGGTTAGGTTCTTCTAGATTATTATCTGCAAGGATAAAAAAATACTTCCCTATGATAAAGATTGACAAGATACTTTCTGTACAAGAATTAGTATCTAGTAAAATTGATGCAGATTTAGTAATTAGTACTATTTATTTAGAATTAGAAACTATTCCAACTATAGTAGTTAGTCCTATTTTAAATGAAAATGATATAAGGACTTTAGAGAAAAACATACAAAATGTTTCAGGGATTACTTCTGGAAAATCTAAACCTTTTAAAAAGTTAATATTTGAAGAAAATATTTTATTAAATATTGAGGCATCAAATTATGAAGATGTAATTAGATGTATAACAGATAATTTAATAAAAAGAGATTATGCAAAAGAAGGTATAGCTGAAAGTGCAATTGAAAGAGAAAATTTATCTTACACATCTTTTCAATATATAGCTACACCTCATGCTAATCCAAGTTATATTAAAAAGTCTAATATATCTGTTGCAACTTTAAAAAATCCTATTACATGGGGAAATGAAAATGTAGAAGTTGTTTTCTTTATTTCATTAGAAAATGACAAAAATTTGGAACTTGATGAAATATATGAAGTTTTTTATGACTTCATTGACAATAAAAAAAATATAAATGACGTATTAAGTGCAACTTCATCAAAAGAAGTGTACGATTTGCTAATGGAGGAGAATATATAG